Proteins from a genomic interval of Bombus affinis isolate iyBomAffi1 chromosome 16, iyBomAffi1.2, whole genome shotgun sequence:
- the LOC126925800 gene encoding lysoplasmalogenase-like protein TMEM86A isoform X1, which translates to MSSPAQVLKSVGPKLVPFFKSVSVYFILLAEQPSLLTACFKCLPIISLIVFVLLHGISLSQEYRFSRRILTGLIFSCIGDALLVWPSCFTPGMCMFALAQIMYISAFGFIPLNIMLGTILYALCSLVIYALMPGLNGILVIGVPVYTVLLTTMAWRAISRVQFYKVQRKELWTWTKLCSCIGSICFLISDTLLGFHYFHTPLPYSQVSIMLTYYAAQLGIALSAVGSKNSNNNNNNNVSNDKTDTALVKG; encoded by the exons ATGTCATCTCCTGCACAAGTG TTAAAAAGTGTCGGCCCAAAGCTAGTCCCATTCTTTAAAAGCGTGTCcgtgtattttatattactGGCCGAGCAGCCGTCCCTGCTGACGGCATGTTTCAAGTGTTTGCCAATTATAAGTCTTATCGTCTTTGTTCTTCTACATGGAATTAGTTTATCGCAGGA ATACAGATTCTCCAGACGCATATTGACAGGGTTGATATTCAGTTGCATAGGAGATGCGCTATTGGTTTGGCCTAGTTGTTTCACGCCAGGGATGTGCATGTTTGCCCTGGCCCAAATCATGTACATCAGTGCATTCGGTTTTATACCGCTTAACATAATGTTAGGTACAATTTTATACGCGTTGTGTTCGCTAG TCATATACGCTTTAATGCCTGGTCTGAATGGAATTCTGGTGATTGGCGTTCCTGTTTACACGGTGTTACTAACCACCATGGCGTGGAGGGCAATCTCTAGAGTGCAATTTTACAAAGTACAGAGAAAA GAGTTATGGACGTGGACTAAATTATGCAGCTGCATTGGTAGTATATGTTTCCTCATATCTGATACGCTGCTCGGATTTCACTATTTTCATACTCCACTACCTTATTCTCAG GTTTCTATAATGTTAACGTACTATGCGGCTCAATTGGGAATAGCTTTGAGCGCAGTTGGCTCTAAAAATagcaacaacaataataataataatgttagcAACGATAAAACTGACACAGCCTTGGTCAAGGGTTAA
- the LOC126925817 gene encoding dynein light chain 2, cytoplasmic, with protein sequence MSDRKAVIKNADMSEEMQQDAVDCATQALEKYNIEKDIAAFIKKEFDKKYNPTWHCIVGRNFGSYVTHETRHFIYFYLGQVAILLFKSG encoded by the exons ATGTCAGACAGAAAGGCTGTGATAAAAAATGCTGATATGTCTGAGGAGATGCAGCAGGATGCTGTTGACTGTGCAACTCAAGCCCTTGAAAAATACAATATAGAAAAG gaCATTGCTGCCTTCATTAAGAAAgaatttgataaaaaatataatccAACGTGGCATTGCATCGTAGGCCGTAACTTTGGAAGCTATGTAACACATGAAACAAGacattttatctatttttacTTGGGTCAAGTAGCGATCCTTCTCTTCAAAAGTGGATAA
- the LOC126925774 gene encoding stomatin-like protein 2, mitochondrial — MLLRTYKWGLNCQFKQLARNFGILKHQPALGFEHHVAKLPIIQHVRCKSNTPMNTIILFVPQQEAWIVERMGKFHRILNPGLNILTPIIDKIKYVQCLKEIAIEIPQQSAVTSDNVTLNIDGVLYLRVVNPFLASYGVDDPEFAVVQIAQTTMRSELGKISLDNVFREREGLNVCIVESINKASEAWGIACLRYEIRDIKLPQRVQEAMQMQVEAERKKRAAVLESEGTREAEINIAEGKRLAQILASEAIKQEEINKAIGTAQALVAIAEARAKSLKLVANALNITDAKNAAAYSIAEQYVKAFNKLAKVNNTLILPSNVSDVSSLVTQAMTIYKQVMSQPTLDNPDAKENKDALSVDDSDESFEYFSDKEEAEKHRSSKRKQNPKFCSYRDGEK; from the exons ATGTTGTTGCGAACATATAAGTGGGGATTAAACTGCCAATTTAAACAGCTTGCTCGTAATTTTGGAATATTAAAG CATCAACCAGCTCTTGGATTTGAACATCATGTTGCTAAACTGCCGATAATACAACATGTTAGATGTAAATCTAACACTCCAATGAATACCATTATACTATTTGTTCCACAACAAGAG GCATGGATTGTCGAAAGAATGGGAAAGTTTCATAGGATTCTAAACCCAGGGTTAAACATTCTTACACCAATAATTGACAAAATTAAATATGTTCAGTGTCTCAAAGAAATAGCTATAGAAATACCTCAACAAAGTGCTGTTACCTCAG ATAatgtaacgttaaatattgaTGGTGTATTATACTTAAGAGTAGTTAATCCATTTCTGGCTTCATATGGTGTTGATGATCCTGAGTTTGCCGTAGTTCAAATAGCTCAAACTACAATGAGATCTGAGCTAGGAAAAATATCTTTGGATAATGTGTTCAGAGAAAGAGAAGGGCTCAATGTTTGTATCGTTGAGAGTATAAATAAAGCAAGTGAAGCTTGGGGAATAGCTTGTCTAAGATATGAAATAC GTGACATAAAACTACCTCAGAGAGTACAAGAAGCAATGCAAATGCAAGTGGAAGCAGAACGCAAGAAGAGAGCCGCAGTTTTAGAATCAGAAGGAACTAGAGAAGCAGAAATAAATATAGCAGAAGGAAAACGTTTAGCGCAGATTCTAGCATCCG AGGCTATAAAACAAGAAGAAATAAATAAGGCGATTGGTACTGCACAAGCTTTAGTGGCCATTGCGGAAGCACGTGCAAAGAGTTTAAAACTTGTGGCAAATGCTCTCAATATAACAGATGCAAAAAATGCAGCGGCATATAGTATAGCAGAACAGTATGTCAAAGCATTCAACAAATTGGCAAAGGTCAACAATACTTTGATCTTGCCCAGTAATGTTTCTGATGTGTCTTCCTTAGTAACACAA GCAATGACGATTTATAAACAAGTTATGTCTCAGCCTACTTTAGATAATCCTGATGCAAAAGAGAACAAAGATGCTCTCAGTGTTGATGACTCAGATGAATCTTTCGAATATTTCAGTGACAAAGAAGAAGCAGAGAAGCACAGAAGCAGCAAAAGAAAGCAAAATCCTAAA ttctgttcttatagAGATGGggagaaataa
- the LOC126925800 gene encoding lysoplasmalogenase-like protein TMEM86A isoform X2, with protein sequence MSSPAQVLKSVGPKLVPFFKSVSVYFILLAEQPSLLTACFKCLPIISLIVFVLLHGISLSQEYRFSRRILTGLIFSCIGDALLVWPSCFTPGMCMFALAQIMYISAFGFIPLNIMLGTILYALCSLVIYALMPGLNGILVIGVPVYTVLLTTMAWRAISRVQFYKELWTWTKLCSCIGSICFLISDTLLGFHYFHTPLPYSQVSIMLTYYAAQLGIALSAVGSKNSNNNNNNNVSNDKTDTALVKG encoded by the exons ATGTCATCTCCTGCACAAGTG TTAAAAAGTGTCGGCCCAAAGCTAGTCCCATTCTTTAAAAGCGTGTCcgtgtattttatattactGGCCGAGCAGCCGTCCCTGCTGACGGCATGTTTCAAGTGTTTGCCAATTATAAGTCTTATCGTCTTTGTTCTTCTACATGGAATTAGTTTATCGCAGGA ATACAGATTCTCCAGACGCATATTGACAGGGTTGATATTCAGTTGCATAGGAGATGCGCTATTGGTTTGGCCTAGTTGTTTCACGCCAGGGATGTGCATGTTTGCCCTGGCCCAAATCATGTACATCAGTGCATTCGGTTTTATACCGCTTAACATAATGTTAGGTACAATTTTATACGCGTTGTGTTCGCTAG TCATATACGCTTTAATGCCTGGTCTGAATGGAATTCTGGTGATTGGCGTTCCTGTTTACACGGTGTTACTAACCACCATGGCGTGGAGGGCAATCTCTAGAGTGCAATTTTACAAA GAGTTATGGACGTGGACTAAATTATGCAGCTGCATTGGTAGTATATGTTTCCTCATATCTGATACGCTGCTCGGATTTCACTATTTTCATACTCCACTACCTTATTCTCAG GTTTCTATAATGTTAACGTACTATGCGGCTCAATTGGGAATAGCTTTGAGCGCAGTTGGCTCTAAAAATagcaacaacaataataataataatgttagcAACGATAAAACTGACACAGCCTTGGTCAAGGGTTAA
- the LOC126925747 gene encoding intraflagellar transport protein 81 homolog produces MRENTKFIVIEVNKLLGRSYSVIYFNSLSSEELVQVLKEVLIKIQDQNVDASDTKNETPEEISIYILSILRILHYQPQTDPVTFRQGLIRGDPDTIHPILTWLLSHINIVRKRAYLSRFLVKLEVPAEYLGDPEVSALYEQYTSLIDRFKAAHKEREIGRKNFENASELTADLKTMEKEKEAVTIRIEKMRTKAESGIHLLDAARALRVEKDKERDFALQEEQEKEIISRLQTNLQRLERELQILKKDENEITVQSLLQHLSEVITVQTIVTDEKLPAEIHTRKDHIKALNAVKQYSYLGPDQITALRNKLDSIGKEIQNLVEFKISKSNIDKIEPFRQQAAAVANIKRNILEKLERTMSSLQELQVKLEEKHELSKMVVEDVIPKGEELKKYINRLKTRGTLYKHCKSELTWLNAENSVLHRTATILENQYNQCNQARERLETVKKNIPVDFTEENASSMNLQLGRNVSAFKAKLVPLINEVQSLRQKCREFEQQQEKAKKAHNEIESSMSSSINNLQSEMQSRKNKIAKDIEEKDKLQNLITKMKAMEERIKRDIEDPTVSDPGKKIKEELNSAIQAEETKLKNLMMEKERLKEATVVNEKQTQMWNDILSVFKCKIKCAEESKQSNGIVVRRGGAETLVLQ; encoded by the exons ATGAGGGAAAATACTAAGTTCATTGTAATTGAGGTGAACAAGCTGCTGGGACGTAGTTACAGTGTCATTTATTTCAATTCCTTAAGCTCAGAGGAATTGGTTCAA GTATTGAAAGAAGTATTGATTAAAATACAGGATCAGAATGTCGATGCCAGTGATACAAAGAATGAAACTCCTGAAGAGATCTCCATCTATATTCTGTCTATTCTCCGTATTCTTCATTATCAGCCTCAAACAGACCCTGTGACCTTTAG GCAGGGCTTGATTCGCGGAGATCCTGATACCATACACCCCATCCTGACCTGGCTTCTGTCTCATATAAACATAGTTCGAAAGAGAGCTTACTTATCACGTTTCCTAGTGAAG TTAGAGGTTCCTGCTGAGTATTTAGGCGATCCAGAAGTCTCCGCTTTGTACGAGCAATACACAAGTTTGATCGATAGATTCAAAGCAGCGCACAAGGAAAGGGAGATCGGGAGGAAG AATTTTGAAAATGCTAGCGAGCTCACTGCTGATTTAAAAACGAtggagaaggagaaagaa GCGGTAACTATACGTATAGAGAAGATGAGAACGAAAGCTGAAAGCGGGATACACTTGTTGGATGCTGCTCGAGCCTTGCGAGTAGAGAAAGACAAGGAACGCGATTTTGCGTTGCAAGAGGagcaagaaaaagaaataatatccaGATTACAA ACTAACTTACAAAGATTGGAAAGAGAATTACAAATTCTGAAGAAAGATGAGAATGAAATTACTGTTCAGTCATTATTGCAACATTTATCTGAAGTGATTACTGTTCAAACTATAGTCACAGATGAAAAGCTACCTGCGGAAATACACACAAGAAAAGATCACATAAAAGCTTTGAACGCAGTGAAACAGTATTCGTATTTGGGTCCGGATCAAATAACGGCTTTACGAAATAAATTGGATAGTATAGGCAAAGAGATTCAGAATTTGGTAGAATTTAAG ATCTCGAAAAGCAATATTGATAAGATTGAACCATTTCGACAACAAGCAGCCGcagttgcaaatataaaaagaaacatcCTTGAAAAATTAGAGAGGACGATGAGTTCTTTACAAGAGCTGCAAGTAAAATTGGAAGAGAAGCATGAGCTGTCAAAAATGGTGGTAGAAGATGTTATACCTAAAGGGGAGGAGTTAAAAAAGTATATAAATCGTTTAAAAACTAGAGGAACGCTTTATAAACATTGTAAGTCCGAATTGACATGGCTTAATGCAGAAAACAGTGTTTTGCATCGAACAGCCACCATTTTAGAAAATCAG TATAATCAATGCAATCAGGCGAGAGAGAGACTGGAaactgtaaaaaaaaatattccaGTCGATTTCACGGAGGAAAATGCATCCTCAATGAATCTTCAGTTGGGTCGGAACGTATCTGCTTTTAAAGCGAAATTGGTCCCATTAATAAATg AGGTGCAGAGTTTGAGACAAAAGTGTCGAGAATTCGAACAACAGCAGGAAAAAGCGAAGAAAGCTCACAATGAAATAGAATCAAGTATGAGTAGCTCGATTAATAATTTACAATCTGAAATGCAGAGTAGAAAAAACAAAATAGCGAAG gATATTGAAGAGAAGGACAAACTGCAGAATCTAATAACTAAAATGAAGGCTATGGAAGAAAGAATAAAACGAGACATAGAG GACCCAACAGTTTCTGATCCTGGTAAAAAGATAAAAGAGGAACTAAACTCTGCCATCCAGGCGGaagaaacaaagttaaaaaatttaatGATGGAAAAAGAACGTTTAAAAGAAGCCACCGTGGTAAACGAAAAACAAACGCAGATGTGGAATGATATATTATC AGTgtttaaatgtaaaataaaatgtgCCGAGGAAAGTAAACAATCGAATGGAATCGTCGTACGACGAGGAGGAGCAGAAACGTTGGTTTTACAGTAA
- the LOC126925815 gene encoding protein KRTCAP2 homolog yields the protein MPVSSGVSFVLSSILTVLVFSGMQIYKTSLASSQVYTILGGYIGSILFLCVLTAIGNLEATIFGKSFQQKLFPEVIFSLIISLIASGLVHRVAITTCFLFSMIALYYINRISQETYAAPVPTVSVHTKKRK from the exons ATGC ctGTTAGTAGCGGAGTATCGTTTGTGTTGTCATCTATTTTAACAGTTCTCGTATTTTCGGGAATGCAAATATATAAAACTTCCCTGGCATCGTCACAGGTTTATACAATATTGGGAGGATATATTGGATCTATATTGTTTTTGTGTGTATTAACTGCAATAGGAAACTTGGAAGCAACAATATTTGGCAAATCTTTTCAACAAAAATTGTTTCCTGAAG TTATCTTTTCATTGATAATCAGTTTAATTGCATCAGGTTTAGTACATCGTGTGGCAATTACAACGTGCTTCCTGTTTTCTATGATTGCATTATACTATATCAATCGAATTTCCCAAGAAACATATGCTGCTCCAGTACCTACAGTGTCAGTTCACacaaagaaaagaaagtaa